A stretch of the Halomonas sp. BDJS001 genome encodes the following:
- a CDS encoding non-ribosomal peptide synthetase, translating to MNGMSQESLAANQSGRYQESIVASTQVGEHVPLSFSQHQLWLLQNMEPGLSAYNLPRVFRLKGEVNPEALERAFKAVIARHAVLRTHFVERNGEPMQVVTTGAKFELQCEDLSILTPSEREARLAVSINEVTSHVFDLTVSPALVARWIKVGEQEQVLAVCMHHIVSDAWSNPILAKDLKTAYCLAVASQDEAFLPELNIQYTDYAAWQRERYERGEFEKSLAYWNSYLGDQVPDIELPTDYKRPGVQKFSGARSSIALPADLVDALRQLCRKEKCTPFMILLAAWQALLARYSDQMEFAVGVPHAGRPFDELQDLMGYFVSTQVFRANLSPAMTLRDIVQQVRKDALGLMNHADLPLEILLEARSEQRDPSRNPLFQVMFGVQMDGDAEQLEFDGVIAEPMRAENGTTKFELSLNCVIGKEGVQCDLEYRTDLFDQGTAEKLLERYQQVLTTLCENYNSRLGELDILGASERRELAEWGDNSPRFTGIGTIQHLIERQTTENPEATALVFEDQSLSYSELNTRANRLGHYLIDLGVCPETRVGIAMERSIEMVVGLLGILKAGGAYVPLDPDYPAERLAYMVEDSGIELLLTQHHLRESLPVTNALRVVELDRLDVAHHAFTNPAVALHSEHLAYVIYTSGSTGRPKGAANRHHALTNRLQWMQEAYGLTANDVVLQKTPFSFDVSVWEFFWPLMQGARLVMAPPGAHREPAQLVELIRTHKITTLHFVPSMLQAFLAHGGGVGEIEEACTSLMRVVCSGEALPAELQNQVFARLPHTGLYNLYGPTEAAIDVTHWTCQDDGLNQVAIGRPIAGIRTYVLDSDLNMVPPTVAGELYLGGVGLARGYLNREGLTAERFVADPFVQGERLYRTGDLVRWREDGQLEYLGRLDHQVKIRGLRIELGEIEAELLAQPEVRESVVVAQEGPGGSRLVAYVVPQVDSELDTSSLREALGQKLPDYMVPGVVVSLDALPLNANGKVDRKTLPEPDLASGSQYDAPHGDVEEALAEIWSEILGIERVGRHDNFFELGGHSLLALKVLEQMRHQGLTAQVRTLFQCPELAAFARALTQTSEQQEIIIPPNRIPDGCSAIQPEMLTLIELNGEEISAIEAAVPGGARNIQDIYPLAPLQEGILFHHRLQEEGDAYVTPRLLGFDSRERLETFIIGFNQLIARHDILRTAVLWENLREPVQVVYRYAELALEWLNVDGASSQSVAEQLNAEVNPEHHRLNVRRAPMLRAVAAHYPEQKRWLLQLPSHHLVMDHTTLELLVEEISLIQQGREDELPKPLPFRNFVAQTRLGINQEEHEAFFREQLGDVEEPTAPFGMLDIRGDGGEIEEFRVTLETALAQQVRQQAQRYGVSTASLFHLAWALVLSKTTGRDDVVFGTVLFGRMQGIEGAERALGMFINTLPVRIKMGTQGVDRCLRHTHDTLSDLMHHEHASLGLAQRCSGLSGGAPLFTSLLNYRYSAPQQAGSSSHTWEGMEVLGVQERTNYPLGMAVDDLGEGFQLVGQVSRSIGAHRLCGYMRSAVVGIVERLRTAPQQAISEISLLGEAERRLLSEWGVNSYQYLAAQPIHRLIEHKVALTPESTALIFADQSVGYAQLNTRANQLAHYLIGLGVKPETRVGIAMERSIEMVVGLLAILKAGGAYVPLDPEYPAERLAFIAEDSGIELLLTQHHLRASLPVADGLSVVELDRLDVAHHASTNPAVTLHGENLAYVIYTSGSTGRPKGAAIRHNALTNCMVWMQETYQLTDTDAVLHKAPFGFDVSVWEIFWPLSVGARLVIAQPGDHRDPERIIELIQRHGVTTLNFVPSMLKAFLAYPDVKPKTRLKHIMCGGEAVPATLQQDVAECLDGAHLHDLYGPTETTIHVTHWWCRDDAHRQIPIGRPISGTRTYVLDGELNLVPQGVEGELYLGGISLARGYLNRSDLTAERFIADPFMEGERLYRTGDLVRWREDGQLEYLGRLDHQVKIRGLRIELGEIEAELLSQPKVREAVVVAQESSTGSRLVAYVVPQADLELDTNLLREALGQRLPDYMVPGVVVTLEALPLNANGKVDRKALPEPDLDSGSQYEPPLGGVEEVLAEIWSEVLSVERVGRYDNFFELGGHSLLALKVLEKMRYRGLKAQVRSLFQYPELEAFAQALIQAPQQAEVVIPINRIPYDCQALQPEMLTLIELNIEEISAIEALVPSGAANIQDIYPLAPLQEGILFHHRLQEKGDAYVTPRLLGFDSQERLEQFIASFNQLIARHDILRTAVLWEGLREPVQVVYQHAALELEWLEVSQDSSLNIAEQLNVEVDPQYHRLDVRRAPMLRAVAAYDAEQNRWLLQLPSHHLVMDHTTLELLVDEIALIQQGREDELPRPIPFRNFVAQARLGVSLAEHEAFFRARLGDIDEPTAPFGLLDVLGDGGDIEEVRVPVETELAQHVRRQAQRHGVSTASLFHLAWALVLSKITGHDDVVFGTVLFGRMQGVEGAERALGMFINTLPVRIKMGPQSIGKCLRHTHDVLSELLHHEHASLGLAQRCSGLPGGTPLFTSLLNYRYSAPQREGRPAHTWEGMEMLGGQERTNYPITMSVDDLGNGFQLEGQVSRVIGAQRLCDYMSAAMAGIVKSLQTATQQSISEISLLGKDERQLLGKWGENAQQYLDPSPVQHLIECQATVTPESTALIFDTQHLNYADLNARANRLAHYLIGMGVQPEVRVGIAMERSIDMVVGLLAILKSGGAYVPLDPEYPSERLAFIAEDSGIELLLTQHHLRASLPVADGLSVVELDRLDVAHHASTNPAVTLHGEHLAYVIYTSGSTGRPKGAAIRHDALTNCMVWMQETYQLTNTDAVLHKAPFGFDVSVWEIFWPLSVGARLVIAQPGDHRDPERIIELIQRHGVTTLNFVPSMLKAFLAYPDVKTKTRLKHIMCGGEAVPATLQQDVAECLDGAHLHDLYGPTETTIHVTHWWCRDDAHRQIPIGRPISGTRTYVLDGDLNMAPPGVAGELYLGGVSLARGYLNRSDLTAERFIADPFTEGERLYRTGDLVRWREDGQLEYLGRLDHQVKIRGLRIELGEIEAELLAQPEIREAVVVAQEGNGSSSLVAYVVFQAGTDLDTSALRERLGKQLPDYMVPGYVVMLDALPLNANGKVERNALPKTYLEETREYISPSTTEAWQLAEIWQEVLGVKRVGETDNFFELGGDSLLSLKVLSRVRALKSAKLDFKLRDLMQKPTIAGLLGLGESSDASLDGVVKLNGESQGQSPLFCLHAGMGTLYDYQPLARRLQGVCTVYGLPCRMLTDPQHCDTSLEAMADDYASTIRGLQSQGPYRLLGWSLGGTLAAMIAARLEKQGQEVSLLALVDPYIPGSGQKSADDWQKDFVNFASVILPGVSLETLDGNEACVKEPSEEEFAINLERLIASYDASGREGYAALGSEELARIFCVARHLKFLSLKTSTLPKLRCTADCWWADGRPKEQRQALEYQLGQLLRRTINTFDDHYSIVIGKTLLSQLVELLQEREASRYMPIANKGLA from the coding sequence ATGAATGGTATGAGTCAGGAATCTCTAGCCGCTAATCAGAGTGGGCGGTATCAAGAGAGTATCGTAGCGAGCACCCAGGTAGGAGAGCACGTTCCCCTCTCTTTCTCTCAGCATCAGTTATGGCTACTGCAGAACATGGAGCCAGGGTTGAGTGCCTACAATCTTCCACGGGTCTTTCGCCTAAAGGGGGAAGTAAATCCTGAGGCACTGGAGCGAGCTTTTAAGGCTGTTATTGCACGACATGCCGTACTGCGTACTCATTTCGTCGAACGAAACGGCGAACCGATGCAAGTGGTTACCACCGGTGCAAAGTTCGAACTGCAGTGCGAGGATTTATCAATACTAACGCCGTCAGAGCGAGAAGCTCGGCTGGCTGTATCCATTAATGAAGTTACAAGCCATGTCTTTGACCTTACCGTATCACCGGCCTTAGTGGCGAGATGGATAAAAGTGGGTGAGCAAGAGCAAGTGCTTGCTGTGTGTATGCACCACATCGTTTCCGATGCTTGGTCGAACCCTATTCTCGCCAAGGATTTGAAAACAGCTTACTGCTTGGCAGTGGCATCCCAGGATGAGGCCTTTCTACCAGAACTGAATATCCAATATACAGACTATGCAGCCTGGCAACGCGAGAGATATGAGCGTGGTGAGTTTGAGAAAAGTTTAGCGTATTGGAATAGTTATCTGGGTGACCAAGTACCAGACATCGAGCTCCCCACTGACTATAAGCGCCCTGGGGTGCAGAAGTTTTCAGGTGCCCGTTCTTCTATAGCTCTGCCTGCTGACCTTGTTGATGCGCTGCGACAACTCTGTCGGAAAGAAAAGTGTACGCCATTCATGATCCTATTAGCGGCATGGCAAGCCCTACTGGCGCGCTATAGCGATCAGATGGAGTTCGCTGTTGGAGTGCCTCATGCTGGTCGGCCGTTCGATGAGCTGCAAGACCTGATGGGCTACTTTGTATCTACTCAAGTGTTTCGCGCCAACTTATCGCCTGCTATGACGCTTCGCGATATCGTCCAGCAGGTTAGGAAAGATGCTCTCGGGTTGATGAATCATGCGGATCTGCCCCTAGAGATACTATTGGAAGCTCGTAGTGAGCAGCGCGATCCGTCACGCAATCCTCTGTTCCAGGTTATGTTTGGCGTACAGATGGATGGTGACGCCGAGCAACTGGAATTTGATGGCGTCATTGCTGAGCCAATGAGGGCAGAAAATGGCACGACTAAATTCGAGCTTTCCCTCAATTGTGTGATTGGAAAGGAAGGCGTTCAATGCGATCTGGAGTATCGTACCGATCTCTTCGATCAGGGGACTGCTGAAAAGCTGCTCGAGCGCTACCAGCAGGTCTTGACGACACTTTGCGAGAATTACAATAGTCGCCTGGGAGAGCTTGATATTCTCGGCGCCAGTGAGAGACGAGAGTTGGCCGAGTGGGGGGATAACTCTCCGCGCTTCACAGGAATTGGTACGATCCAGCACCTGATTGAGCGGCAGACTACGGAAAATCCAGAGGCCACAGCGCTAGTATTTGAAGATCAGTCGCTTAGCTATAGCGAGCTTAATACTCGCGCCAATCGCCTCGGGCACTATCTAATCGATCTAGGCGTATGTCCCGAAACTCGAGTGGGCATTGCGATGGAGCGCTCCATTGAGATGGTGGTGGGGCTGTTGGGTATTCTCAAGGCGGGGGGCGCCTATGTACCGTTGGATCCGGATTACCCCGCCGAGCGATTGGCCTATATGGTCGAGGACAGCGGCATCGAACTGCTGCTCACCCAGCACCACTTGCGTGAATCATTGCCGGTAACCAATGCTCTGAGAGTTGTTGAGTTGGATCGGCTGGACGTTGCTCATCATGCTTTTACCAATCCAGCGGTGGCGCTGCATAGCGAGCACCTTGCCTATGTGATCTACACCTCGGGCTCTACTGGGCGACCCAAGGGCGCGGCCAATCGCCATCACGCGTTGACTAATCGCTTGCAGTGGATGCAGGAGGCCTATGGTCTAACGGCCAACGATGTGGTGTTACAGAAAACGCCGTTCAGCTTCGACGTCTCGGTGTGGGAGTTCTTCTGGCCGCTGATGCAGGGGGCGCGACTGGTGATGGCGCCACCAGGTGCCCATCGCGAACCGGCACAACTGGTCGAGCTGATCCGTACCCACAAGATCACCACGCTACACTTTGTCCCGTCGATGCTGCAGGCCTTCCTGGCGCATGGCGGTGGTGTGGGTGAGATAGAAGAAGCCTGTACGAGTCTGATGCGCGTGGTATGCAGCGGCGAAGCGCTGCCGGCGGAGTTGCAGAACCAAGTGTTTGCACGACTGCCTCACACGGGACTCTACAACCTCTATGGCCCTACCGAGGCGGCAATCGACGTTACTCACTGGACATGCCAAGACGATGGACTCAACCAAGTCGCTATAGGTCGACCGATCGCCGGTATCCGCACCTACGTACTGGATAGTGATCTCAACATGGTGCCGCCCACGGTCGCGGGTGAACTCTATCTCGGTGGCGTGGGCTTAGCACGGGGTTACTTGAATCGCGAAGGCTTAACGGCGGAACGATTCGTCGCTGATCCCTTTGTGCAGGGAGAACGCCTCTACCGCACCGGCGACTTGGTGCGCTGGCGGGAGGACGGTCAGCTCGAATACCTGGGCCGTCTTGATCACCAGGTAAAGATCCGCGGCCTGCGTATCGAACTAGGCGAGATCGAAGCCGAACTATTAGCTCAGCCAGAAGTTCGCGAGTCAGTAGTGGTCGCTCAAGAAGGCCCCGGTGGTTCTAGGTTGGTCGCTTATGTGGTTCCCCAAGTCGATAGTGAACTCGACACTAGCTCACTACGTGAAGCGCTAGGTCAAAAGCTACCAGATTATATGGTGCCGGGCGTTGTGGTCTCGCTTGATGCACTTCCGTTGAATGCCAACGGCAAAGTAGATCGCAAGACGCTACCAGAGCCGGACTTAGCTAGTGGCTCGCAGTATGACGCGCCTCACGGAGATGTAGAAGAAGCGTTGGCGGAAATCTGGTCGGAGATACTTGGCATCGAGCGGGTGGGTCGACACGATAATTTCTTCGAGCTGGGTGGCCATTCATTATTGGCTCTGAAGGTGTTGGAGCAAATGCGGCATCAGGGACTGACGGCGCAGGTACGCACGCTGTTCCAATGCCCAGAACTGGCGGCCTTTGCCCGGGCATTGACGCAGACATCAGAGCAGCAGGAAATCATCATCCCGCCCAACCGAATTCCCGATGGCTGCTCGGCAATCCAGCCCGAGATGCTGACTTTGATTGAGCTCAATGGCGAAGAGATAAGCGCCATCGAAGCGGCCGTGCCGGGTGGGGCCCGCAATATCCAGGATATTTACCCGCTGGCACCACTGCAGGAGGGTATTCTCTTCCACCACCGTTTGCAGGAAGAGGGGGATGCCTATGTCACCCCGCGTCTGCTGGGCTTCGACAGCCGAGAACGGCTGGAAACCTTTATTATCGGTTTTAACCAGCTTATTGCCCGTCACGATATTCTACGAACTGCTGTGTTATGGGAGAACCTGCGTGAGCCGGTACAGGTGGTTTACCGGTATGCCGAGTTAGCTCTCGAATGGCTAAACGTGGATGGTGCCTCATCACAAAGCGTTGCCGAACAACTGAATGCAGAGGTGAACCCTGAGCACCACCGCCTCAATGTACGTCGAGCTCCCATGCTGCGAGCAGTAGCAGCTCATTATCCTGAGCAAAAACGCTGGCTGCTGCAGCTACCTAGCCACCACCTGGTCATGGATCACACTACCCTCGAGCTATTGGTGGAAGAAATTTCCCTGATCCAGCAAGGTCGTGAAGATGAGCTACCCAAACCACTCCCATTCCGCAATTTCGTTGCCCAGACCCGACTAGGGATAAACCAAGAAGAGCATGAGGCCTTCTTCCGTGAGCAGTTGGGCGATGTTGAAGAACCAACCGCGCCCTTCGGGATGCTAGATATTCGAGGAGATGGCGGCGAGATCGAGGAATTTCGCGTTACTTTGGAAACGGCACTGGCCCAGCAGGTGAGGCAACAGGCTCAGCGCTATGGTGTGAGCACTGCTAGCCTGTTCCACCTGGCTTGGGCCTTGGTGCTGAGCAAGACCACTGGGAGGGACGATGTGGTGTTCGGCACCGTGCTGTTCGGGCGCATGCAGGGCATCGAAGGTGCTGAGCGGGCACTGGGGATGTTTATCAATACGCTCCCTGTGCGTATCAAAATGGGCACTCAAGGTGTCGATAGATGCCTGCGTCACACCCACGATACTCTATCTGATCTAATGCACCACGAGCATGCCAGCCTTGGTCTCGCGCAGCGCTGTAGTGGTCTATCTGGGGGGGCGCCTCTGTTTACCAGTTTGCTGAACTATCGTTATAGCGCTCCCCAGCAAGCAGGAAGTTCCAGCCATACCTGGGAGGGCATGGAAGTGTTGGGCGTCCAGGAGCGTACCAATTATCCTCTTGGCATGGCGGTAGACGATCTGGGAGAGGGCTTTCAGCTAGTGGGCCAGGTGAGTCGTTCGATTGGTGCCCATCGGCTGTGTGGTTACATGCGTTCGGCTGTGGTCGGCATCGTAGAAAGGCTTCGAACGGCACCGCAGCAAGCGATAAGTGAGATCAGCCTGTTAGGAGAAGCAGAGCGGCGGTTGTTAAGTGAATGGGGGGTGAATTCATACCAGTATCTTGCTGCTCAGCCAATCCATCGACTGATTGAGCACAAAGTCGCGTTAACGCCAGAGTCTACTGCATTAATATTTGCAGATCAGTCAGTTGGCTACGCCCAACTCAATACCCGCGCCAACCAGTTGGCCCACTACCTTATCGGCCTAGGCGTAAAACCTGAGACCCGAGTGGGTATCGCCATGGAGCGCTCCATCGAGATGGTGGTGGGGCTACTGGCTATCCTAAAGGCGGGTGGAGCCTATGTGCCGTTAGATCCCGAGTATCCCGCAGAGCGGCTGGCCTTCATCGCCGAAGATAGTGGCATTGAACTATTGCTGACTCAGCACCACTTACGCGCGTCATTGCCGGTAGCTGATGGCCTAAGCGTTGTTGAGTTGGATCGGCTGGATGTTGCGCATCATGCTTCTACCAATCCAGCGGTGACGCTGCACGGCGAAAATCTTGCCTATGTGATTTATACGTCGGGATCCACCGGGCGGCCCAAGGGCGCCGCCATCCGCCATAATGCCTTGACTAACTGCATGGTCTGGATGCAGGAAACCTATCAACTCACCGACACCGATGCCGTATTGCACAAGGCGCCGTTCGGGTTCGACGTGTCGGTATGGGAGATTTTCTGGCCGCTGAGTGTTGGGGCACGCTTGGTGATCGCCCAACCAGGCGACCACCGGGATCCAGAACGCATCATTGAGCTGATTCAGCGGCACGGCGTCACCACGCTTAATTTTGTGCCCTCCATGCTCAAGGCCTTCCTGGCCTATCCCGATGTTAAACCCAAGACGCGGCTCAAACATATCATGTGCGGTGGCGAGGCCGTTCCAGCCACGCTACAGCAGGATGTGGCTGAGTGCCTCGACGGTGCCCACCTGCATGATCTCTATGGCCCCACCGAAACTACTATTCATGTCACTCACTGGTGGTGTCGTGATGACGCTCACCGCCAGATTCCCATTGGGCGACCCATTAGCGGTACCCGCACCTACGTCTTGGATGGTGAGCTGAACCTAGTACCACAGGGCGTTGAGGGAGAGCTCTATCTCGGCGGGATAAGCCTTGCCCGTGGATATCTCAATCGCAGTGATCTGACAGCGGAGCGCTTTATCGCCGATCCGTTCATGGAGGGCGAGCGCCTCTACCGCACCGGCGATCTGGTGCGCTGGCGGGAAGATGGCCAGCTCGAGTACCTGGGCCGACTCGATCACCAGGTGAAAATACGCGGCCTGCGTATTGAACTAGGTGAGATCGAAGCTGAACTGCTATCGCAGCCGAAGGTTCGCGAGGCGGTGGTGGTAGCGCAGGAAAGCTCCACTGGTTCGAGACTGGTGGCCTACGTGGTTCCCCAGGCCGACCTTGAACTCGACACCAATTTACTACGTGAGGCGCTAGGGCAACGGTTGCCGGACTACATGGTGCCGGGAGTTGTGGTCACACTGGAGGCGCTGCCGTTGAATGCCAATGGCAAAGTAGACCGTAAAGCATTGCCTGAGCCTGATTTAGACAGTGGCTCGCAGTACGAGCCGCCTCTGGGCGGAGTGGAAGAAGTCTTAGCAGAGATCTGGTCTGAAGTGTTGAGCGTAGAGCGTGTTGGCCGATACGATAACTTCTTCGAGTTAGGCGGACATTCGCTGCTGGCTCTGAAAGTGCTGGAGAAAATGCGGTATCGAGGTCTGAAGGCCCAGGTGCGCTCTTTGTTCCAATACCCGGAGTTGGAGGCTTTCGCTCAAGCGCTGATACAAGCGCCACAGCAAGCCGAGGTCGTCATCCCCATCAACCGGATTCCTTATGACTGCCAAGCGCTGCAGCCTGAGATGTTGACGCTAATTGAACTCAATATTGAAGAAATCAGCGCAATTGAAGCGCTAGTGCCGAGCGGCGCTGCTAACATCCAGGATATCTACCCACTAGCACCACTACAGGAGGGAATTCTCTTCCACCATCGGCTGCAGGAGAAGGGAGATGCCTATGTGACCCCTCGGCTGTTGGGCTTTGATAGTCAGGAACGGTTGGAACAGTTTATTGCTAGTTTCAATCAGCTCATTGCGCGCCACGATATTCTTCGCACCGCCGTACTCTGGGAGGGACTTCGTGAGCCGGTGCAGGTGGTGTACCAGCATGCTGCCCTGGAGCTTGAGTGGCTGGAAGTGAGTCAAGATTCCTCTCTCAATATTGCCGAACAGCTGAACGTCGAGGTGGATCCCCAATATCACCGCCTGGATGTGCGCCGAGCACCCATGCTAAGAGCGGTTGCTGCATACGATGCCGAGCAAAACCGCTGGCTCTTGCAGTTACCTAGCCACCACTTGGTGATGGATCACACCACCCTTGAGCTATTGGTAGATGAGATCGCTCTGATTCAACAAGGCCGTGAAGACGAGTTGCCTAGACCGATCCCATTCCGCAACTTTGTAGCTCAGGCCCGGTTAGGGGTGAGCCTAGCAGAGCATGAGGCCTTTTTCCGTGCGCGGCTGGGCGATATAGATGAGCCAACAGCGCCTTTCGGATTGCTGGACGTACTCGGCGATGGTGGGGATATTGAAGAAGTGCGCGTTCCTGTGGAAACAGAGCTAGCCCAGCATGTGCGGCGACAGGCGCAGCGGCATGGTGTCAGCACGGCCAGCCTGTTCCACTTAGCCTGGGCGTTGGTTCTGAGCAAAATCACGGGGCATGACGATGTGGTATTCGGTACCGTGCTATTCGGACGCATGCAAGGCGTGGAAGGAGCCGAACGGGCGTTGGGTATGTTTATCAATACGCTACCGGTGCGTATTAAAATGGGGCCTCAAAGTATCGGTAAGTGTCTTCGCCACACTCATGACGTTCTGTCTGAACTACTCCATCATGAGCATGCCAGCCTGGGACTGGCACAGCGCTGCAGTGGTTTACCTGGAGGGACTCCACTGTTTACCAGTTTGCTAAATTACCGTTATAGCGCCCCTCAACGAGAGGGACGTCCCGCTCATACCTGGGAAGGTATGGAAATGTTAGGTGGTCAAGAGCGTACTAACTACCCGATCACTATGTCGGTGGATGACCTGGGTAATGGCTTCCAACTGGAAGGGCAAGTTAGTCGTGTAATCGGTGCCCAGCGGCTGTGTGATTACATGAGTGCTGCGATGGCCGGGATTGTGAAGAGTCTTCAAACGGCGACTCAGCAATCAATAAGCGAGATCAGTCTGTTAGGAAAAGACGAACGTCAATTGCTGGGCAAGTGGGGTGAGAATGCTCAACAGTATCTCGACCCTTCTCCAGTCCAACATCTGATTGAGTGTCAAGCTACGGTAACCCCCGAGAGTACAGCTCTTATCTTTGATACTCAGCATCTCAATTACGCTGATCTCAATGCTCGTGCAAACCGCTTGGCTCACTATCTGATTGGGATGGGAGTGCAACCCGAGGTTCGAGTGGGTATCGCCATGGAACGCTCCATTGATATGGTGGTGGGCCTTTTGGCTATTCTCAAGTCGGGGGGCGCCTATGTGCCGCTGGATCCTGAGTACCCCTCGGAGCGGCTGGCCTTCATCGCCGAAGATAGTGGCATTGAACTGTTGCTGACTCAGCACCACTTGCGCGCGTCATTGCCGGTAGCTGATGGACTAAGCGTTGTTGAGTTGGATCGACTAGATGTTGCGCATCATGCTTCTACCAATCCAGCGGTGACGCTGCACGGCGAGCATCTTGCCTATGTGATTTATACCTCAGGATCCACCGGGCGGCCCAAGGGCGCCGCCATCCGCCATGATGCCTTGACCAATTGCATGGTCTGGATGCAGGAGACCTATCAACTCACCAATACCGATGCCGTACTGCACAAGGCGCCGTTTGGGTTCGATGTTTCGGTATGGGAGATTTTCTGGCCGCTGAGTGTCGGGGCACGTTTGGTGATTGCCCAGCCAGGCGACCACCGGGATCCAGAACGCATCATTGAGCTAATTCAGCGGCACGGAGTCACCACGCTCAATTTTGTGCCCTCAATGCTCAAGGCCTTTCTGGCCTATCCCGATGTTAAAACCAAGACGCGGCTCAAGCATATTATGTGCGGTGGCGAGGCCGTTCCAGCGACGCTACAGCAAGATGTGGCTGAGTGTCTTGATGGTGCCCACCTGCATGATCTCTATGGCCCTACTGAAACTACTATTCATGTCACTCACTGGTGGTGTCGTGATGACGCTCACCGCCAGATTCCCATTGGGCGACCCATTAGCGGTACCCGTACCTACGTCTTGGATGGTGATCTTAACATGGCACCGCCAGGAGTCGCTGGAGAGCTCTATCTCGGCGGGGTAAGCCTGGCCCGTGGATATCTCAATCGCAGTGATCTGACAGCGGAGCGCTTTATCGCCGATCCATTCACGGAGGGTGAGCGCCTCTACCGCACCGGCGATCTGGTGCGCTGGCGGGAAGATGGCCAGCTCGAGTACCTGGGCCGCCTTGATCACCAAGTAAAAATTCGAGGATTACGCATTGAGCTAGGTGAGATTGAAGCTGAACTGCTAGCGCAGCCGGAAATTCGAGAAGCAGTAGTGGTTGCCCAAGAAGGCAACGGTAGTTCGAGTCTGGTGGCTTATGTAGTATTCCAAGCCGGTACTGATCTAGACACAAGTGCATTACGCGAGCGACTGGGAAAACAGTTGCCGGATTATATGGTGCCGGGATACGTGGTCATGCTTGATGCACTACCGCTGAATGCAAATGGTAAAGTGGAGCGCAATGCCCTACCAAAAACTTATTTAGAAGAAACCCGTGAATACATTTCACCTTCAACTACAGAAGCTTGGCAGCTGGCTGAAATTTGGCAGGAGGTCTTGGGGGTCAAACGAGTCGGCGAAACCGACAACTTCTTTGAACTGGGTGGAGACTCCCTGTTAAGTCTAAAGGTATTAAGCCGTGTGCGGGCTCTTAAGTCTGCTAAGCTCGATTTCAAACTTCGCGACCTGATGCAGAAGCCGACCATTGCTGGCTTGTTAGGGCTGGGAGAGTCCTCGGATGCTTCGCTAGATGGTGTGGTTAAGCTCAATGGCGAAAGCCAGGGGCAGTCACCATTATTCTGTTTGCATGCAGGTATGGGCACCCTTTACGACTATCAACCGTTGGCACGGCGTCTACAGGGAGTATGCACGGTATATGGGCTACCGTGCCGAATGCTAACCGACCCTCAACATTGTGATACGTCGTTGGAAGCGATGGCTGATGATTATGCATCAACTATCCGGGGCTTGCAGTCTCAGGGCCCCTATCGATTATTGGGCTGGTCTTTAGGTGGTACCTTGGCCGCAATGATTGCGGCACGGCTTGAAAAGCAAGGCCAGGAGGTGAGCCTGTTGGCGCTGGTGGATCCCTATATCCCCGGTAGCGGCCAGAAGAGCGCTGATGATTGGCAGAAGGATTTTGTTAACTTTGCATCAGTAATATTGCCAGGTGTATCGCTTGAAACGCTCGACGGTAATGAGGCGTGCGTGAAGGAACCTAGTGAGGAGGAGTTTGCCATTAATCTGGAAAGGTTGATTGCATCATACGATGCATCTGGCCGTGAGGGTTACGCTGCATTGGGTAGCGAGGAATTAGCCCGGATATTTTGTGTAGCGCGGCACTTGAAGTTTCTTTCATTAAAAACTAGTACTTTGCCAAAACTACGCTGTACAGCAGACTGCTGGTGGGCAGATGGACGACCGAAGGAGCAGCGACAAGCTCTAGAGTATCAGTTGGGCCAGCTATTGAGGCGCACAATCAACACTTTTGATGATCATTACTCAATCGTCATTGGTAAAACATTACTTTCGCAATTAGTGGAGTTATTACAGGAAAGAGAAGCTTCACGTTATATGCCTATTGCTAATAAAGGCCTAGCCTAA